From a single Natronorubrum tibetense GA33 genomic region:
- a CDS encoding succinylglutamate desuccinylase/aspartoacylase family protein, which translates to MTTTLGTASAAPGEIDTGRLEVGETRDGSPFGLPVAVINGERPGKTLYMQAASDGDELNGIGVIQRVVPKLDPAELAGTILITGIVNYHAFQIAEHRNPIDDTKMNRAYPGNDTGTSSERIAAATYEAATRADLILDLHQGSTSRMIDEVRVRCGKRHRLHRDCLELAKVFGCGHILDQKGPDGQLARAAPDEGIPTVDPELGGAVGWDEASIQKGVDGVFNVLTHYGFLDGSVDIEAQTRAHGFEQYGAPSGGLVSFRKDLGDRIRSGETLFEVTTPFGEPKAEVTADSDGILWRTRRLPQVATGEYICSVATDIDDY; encoded by the coding sequence ATGACGACGACGCTCGGAACGGCGAGCGCGGCTCCCGGCGAGATCGACACGGGTCGTCTCGAGGTCGGGGAGACTCGGGACGGGTCGCCGTTCGGTCTGCCGGTCGCCGTAATCAACGGTGAACGGCCGGGAAAGACGCTGTACATGCAGGCCGCGAGCGACGGGGACGAACTCAACGGGATCGGCGTTATCCAGCGCGTCGTTCCGAAACTCGACCCCGCGGAACTCGCGGGGACGATCCTGATCACCGGGATCGTCAACTACCACGCCTTTCAGATCGCGGAACACCGCAACCCGATCGACGACACGAAAATGAACCGGGCCTATCCCGGCAACGACACCGGTACCTCGAGCGAGCGGATCGCGGCCGCGACGTACGAGGCGGCGACGCGAGCCGATCTGATCCTCGATCTTCACCAGGGATCGACCAGCCGAATGATCGACGAGGTCCGAGTTCGCTGTGGCAAACGCCATCGACTCCACAGGGACTGTCTCGAACTGGCGAAGGTGTTCGGCTGTGGCCACATTTTAGATCAGAAGGGACCGGACGGCCAACTCGCCCGTGCGGCACCGGACGAGGGAATCCCGACCGTCGACCCCGAACTCGGCGGAGCCGTCGGCTGGGACGAGGCGAGCATCCAGAAGGGGGTCGACGGCGTCTTCAACGTCCTCACTCACTACGGCTTTCTCGACGGGAGCGTCGATATCGAAGCGCAGACCCGCGCTCACGGGTTCGAACAGTACGGCGCACCGAGCGGTGGACTCGTCTCGTTCCGAAAGGACCTGGGCGATCGGATCCGCAGCGGCGAGACGCTGTTCGAAGTGACAACCCCCTTCGGCGAACCGAAAGCCGAGGTGACAGCCGACAGCGACGGAATTCTCTGGCGCACGCGACGACTCCCGCAGGTCGCCACGGGCGAGTACATCTGCTCCGTCGCCACTGACATCGACGACTACTAA
- a CDS encoding stage II sporulation protein M — protein sequence MSLSDSVTAAIAALRRRPSDLLPWYVLGAAVPAIVRLVPFLAVAIGFVYLETTGRLATIQDHLQGIESQPPDPEADQEAFDEWMSGFEPVFEQVLTPGIAALILVTIVLSVLLFLIIFPIVSAGQLTACSARLIDRRGLTAGIAGARRYWLRFLGLYVLEFLAWIAVLLTIGTMVFVVAVIALAATGAGVIAGLIALVAALVLLVALAAVRALFAFAPVAVVVDDATALESLSNTLAFVRARPIGAGFYYAVSLGTVLAISAVSGVLLLVDVMTFTSLVTALLVFPFLDLLKTALYNDYRKRLRPPAKPERSARGQFRAGARRGWDEMVAFVRATPGTHALVVVLAFASFWVGWEAAEPIAGTLETSISARLEGHIPPAAALEFFGNNWMVALTTAFSGVALVLPAVASLLFNGVFMGVYGRTEAEPMELLAFVIPHGIFEIPAIFIATAVGIWLGRIGWRAFRGRATRAEFADALERAFWILVGVGILLAIAAVIEGFLSPYYFRLFL from the coding sequence ATGTCCCTCTCTGACTCGGTCACTGCCGCTATCGCCGCGCTCCGTCGCCGGCCGTCGGATCTCCTCCCGTGGTACGTACTCGGGGCTGCCGTTCCCGCGATCGTCCGTCTCGTTCCGTTTCTTGCGGTCGCCATCGGATTCGTCTACCTCGAGACCACCGGCCGACTCGCAACGATTCAGGACCACTTACAGGGAATCGAGAGTCAGCCACCGGATCCCGAGGCCGACCAGGAGGCGTTCGACGAGTGGATGAGCGGCTTCGAACCCGTCTTCGAGCAAGTGCTCACACCGGGAATAGCCGCGCTCATCCTCGTGACGATCGTGCTCTCGGTCTTACTGTTTCTTATCATCTTCCCGATCGTCAGCGCCGGACAGCTCACCGCCTGTAGCGCCCGACTGATCGACAGGCGCGGCCTGACGGCTGGTATCGCTGGTGCACGCCGCTACTGGCTGCGATTCCTCGGTCTGTACGTACTCGAGTTCTTGGCGTGGATCGCGGTATTGCTCACGATCGGAACGATGGTGTTCGTCGTGGCCGTGATCGCACTGGCGGCGACCGGAGCAGGGGTGATCGCCGGACTGATCGCGCTCGTGGCGGCACTCGTCTTGCTCGTCGCGCTCGCAGCCGTGCGAGCGCTGTTCGCGTTCGCACCGGTGGCCGTCGTCGTCGACGACGCGACTGCGCTCGAATCGCTCTCCAACACCCTCGCGTTCGTCCGCGCCCGACCGATCGGCGCGGGGTTCTACTACGCCGTCTCGCTCGGAACGGTGCTCGCAATCTCGGCCGTTTCGGGCGTGTTGTTGCTCGTCGACGTGATGACGTTCACGTCGCTCGTCACCGCCTTGCTCGTCTTCCCCTTCCTCGACCTCCTGAAGACGGCTCTCTACAACGACTACCGCAAGCGCCTGCGACCGCCAGCGAAACCGGAACGATCGGCTCGGGGACAGTTCCGAGCCGGCGCTCGCCGCGGCTGGGATGAGATGGTCGCGTTCGTCCGCGCAACGCCTGGAACCCACGCGCTCGTCGTCGTCCTCGCGTTCGCCAGCTTCTGGGTCGGCTGGGAGGCCGCCGAACCGATCGCAGGAACCCTCGAGACATCGATCTCTGCTCGCCTCGAGGGTCACATTCCGCCGGCGGCAGCGCTGGAGTTCTTCGGGAACAACTGGATGGTCGCGCTGACGACGGCCTTCTCGGGCGTCGCGCTCGTCCTCCCGGCCGTCGCCTCGCTCCTGTTCAACGGCGTGTTCATGGGCGTCTACGGCCGAACCGAGGCCGAACCGATGGAGCTTCTCGCGTTCGTAATCCCCCACGGCATCTTCGAGATTCCGGCCATCTTCATCGCGACGGCGGTCGGCATCTGGCTGGGACGTATCGGCTGGCGGGCGTTCCGAGGCCGAGCGACGCGAGCCGAGTTCGCGGACGCGCTCGAGCGCGCGTTTTGGATCCTGGTCGGCGTCGGCATCCTGCTCGCGATCGCGGCGGTCATCGAGGGCTTCCTGAGTCCGTACTACTTCCGATTGTTCCTCTGA
- a CDS encoding MBL fold metallo-hydrolase, with amino-acid sequence MVTTLSADRLAELIDDDAAFTLVDTRPEDSYEAWHISGALHFPFGPEEELDGRLEEFEDLVGDADRVITICAKAISSGNLATQLESATDAYDVHIVDGGMKGWSGVYNHVEIDAGGNAPTIVQIQRRAKGCLGYVVGCESTGEAVVVDPTGDVDEFEIAAEEAGLSITGVIDTHVHADHISGGRDLADRLEVPYYLGERATERGVEVSFTPLERNEVLQVGEREVKAVVTPGHTSEMLTLLVDDAALLTADTLHTESVGRTELEFSEDEGERGARMLYESVHRTLLAEPEGITVLPGHVTVTADGEFEHGTPGEPIATTVRDARTGIDLLGLEEDAFVERMADAGEKPANYEKIIDLNRGVTESPPEERTELELGPNNCSA; translated from the coding sequence ATGGTTACGACGCTCTCTGCGGATCGACTCGCGGAACTCATCGACGACGACGCGGCGTTCACCCTCGTCGATACCCGTCCCGAAGACAGCTACGAGGCCTGGCACATCTCCGGGGCGCTGCACTTCCCGTTCGGTCCCGAGGAGGAACTGGACGGCCGCCTCGAGGAGTTCGAGGATCTGGTCGGCGACGCCGACCGCGTGATCACCATCTGCGCGAAGGCAATCTCTTCCGGGAATCTGGCGACCCAACTCGAGTCGGCCACCGACGCCTACGACGTTCATATCGTCGACGGCGGGATGAAGGGGTGGAGCGGCGTCTACAACCACGTCGAGATCGACGCCGGCGGCAACGCACCGACGATCGTCCAGATCCAGCGGCGCGCCAAGGGCTGTCTGGGATACGTTGTCGGCTGCGAGTCGACGGGTGAGGCCGTCGTCGTCGATCCGACCGGAGATGTCGACGAGTTCGAGATCGCCGCCGAAGAGGCCGGACTCTCGATTACGGGCGTGATCGACACGCACGTCCACGCCGATCATATCTCCGGCGGTCGCGACCTCGCCGATCGGCTCGAGGTGCCCTACTACCTCGGTGAGCGCGCCACGGAACGCGGCGTCGAGGTTTCGTTCACGCCGCTCGAGCGAAACGAGGTACTCCAGGTGGGCGAACGAGAGGTCAAGGCCGTCGTCACGCCGGGGCACACGAGCGAGATGCTCACCCTGCTCGTCGACGACGCGGCGCTGCTGACCGCCGATACGCTGCACACGGAGTCGGTGGGCCGGACGGAACTCGAATTCAGTGAAGACGAGGGCGAAAGGGGCGCTCGCATGCTCTACGAGTCGGTCCATCGAACCCTGCTGGCCGAACCGGAGGGAATCACCGTCCTGCCGGGTCACGTCACTGTCACTGCCGACGGCGAGTTCGAACACGGCACACCGGGCGAACCGATCGCGACGACCGTTCGCGACGCGCGGACGGGGATCGACCTGCTCGGACTCGAGGAGGACGCCTTTGTCGAACGCATGGCCGACGCCGGCGAGAAGCCCGCGAACTACGAGAAGATCATCGACCTGAACCGTGGGGTAACGGAGAGCCCGCCGGAAGAGCGGACGGAACTCGAGTTGGGGCCGAACAACTGCTCGGCCTGA
- a CDS encoding nuclear transport factor 2 family protein, whose translation MDPASLARRYYDALDDHEYDAFEEVLAADFVQRRPDRTFEDRESFVQFMREDRPNPDTSHELEAVISDGERAAAHGRVLDGERVLFEFADFFECADGQIVRLETYSR comes from the coding sequence ATGGACCCGGCCAGCCTCGCCCGGCGGTACTACGACGCGCTCGACGACCACGAGTACGACGCCTTCGAGGAGGTTCTCGCCGCCGATTTTGTCCAGCGCCGGCCCGACCGCACGTTCGAGGACCGCGAATCGTTTGTCCAGTTCATGCGCGAAGATCGGCCGAATCCCGACACCAGCCACGAACTCGAGGCGGTGATCTCCGACGGAGAACGGGCCGCGGCCCACGGACGCGTCCTCGACGGCGAGCGAGTGCTGTTCGAGTTCGCGGATTTCTTCGAGTGTGCGGACGGCCAAATCGTCAGACTCGAGACTTACTCGCGGTGA
- a CDS encoding Rieske (2Fe-2S) protein, which yields MATTDDFRAAVALDELEETGRELVSIDGTPLALFSHEGEVRAVNNRCPHMGFPLVEGTVDDGILTCHWHHARFELSCGDTFDPWADDVRTYPTEIRDGTVYVNPNPPRELPPDEHWAERLETGLEETLRLVVAKSTIGLLDAGVGYREPMGTTLEFGTRYRESGWGSGLTILGCMANVIDDLQPEDRKRALYTGVRHVASDCAGEPPHFDQPSFSTEDVAFDRLKSWFRDCVEVRDRDGAERCLRTAVASGRSEAELAELIVAGATDHPYLSTGHVLDFANTAFESLEHAGWDHADQALASLVEPLVTASRSDERSSWRQPVDLVALLEDVYGGDVSETSGLEELVQEGADETWAVPDGFQDTVLGDDPEAIVDALADAVREGATGEALAAEVAHAAATRVAQFGTANEFSDWNTVHHTFTYANAAHQFARRTDAVECYRSVFDAALNVYLDRFLNTPPAPIPAVGENETGRKPDAIREDLLETFDTEGEVNEAGRLVAEFFDCDGEAAALKRTLGHGLLREDSGFHTLQNLEAAFRQFDLADSGEGDNGSGTAVESERRRRVPMIATARYMAAHFPTRREAEQTFTIASRLNRGETIHEANE from the coding sequence ATGGCAACGACGGATGACTTTCGAGCGGCCGTAGCGCTGGACGAACTCGAGGAGACCGGACGCGAACTGGTGAGTATCGACGGCACGCCGCTAGCCCTGTTCTCCCACGAGGGCGAGGTGCGGGCCGTGAACAACCGCTGTCCGCACATGGGGTTCCCGCTGGTCGAGGGCACCGTCGACGACGGCATCCTCACCTGTCACTGGCACCACGCGCGGTTCGAACTCTCCTGTGGCGACACCTTCGACCCGTGGGCCGACGACGTCCGGACGTATCCCACCGAGATCCGGGACGGCACCGTCTACGTGAACCCGAACCCGCCCCGCGAGCTGCCGCCGGACGAACACTGGGCCGAGCGCCTCGAGACCGGTCTCGAGGAGACCCTCCGACTCGTCGTTGCGAAGTCGACGATCGGCCTGCTCGATGCGGGCGTGGGGTATCGAGAGCCGATGGGGACGACGCTCGAGTTCGGTACTCGATACCGGGAATCGGGCTGGGGATCCGGACTGACGATTCTGGGCTGCATGGCGAACGTAATCGACGACCTCCAACCCGAGGACCGAAAGCGAGCGCTGTACACCGGCGTCCGCCACGTCGCGAGTGACTGCGCGGGCGAACCGCCCCACTTCGACCAGCCGTCGTTTTCGACCGAGGATGTCGCCTTCGACCGCCTAAAATCGTGGTTTCGAGACTGCGTCGAGGTTCGGGACCGTGACGGGGCGGAACGCTGTCTTCGCACTGCGGTCGCGTCGGGCCGGTCCGAGGCCGAACTCGCCGAACTGATCGTCGCCGGCGCGACCGATCACCCCTACCTCTCGACCGGCCACGTCCTCGATTTCGCCAATACGGCCTTCGAGAGCCTCGAACACGCCGGCTGGGACCACGCCGACCAGGCGCTCGCGAGCCTCGTCGAACCGCTCGTCACCGCCAGCCGCAGCGACGAGCGGTCCTCCTGGCGACAGCCGGTGGATCTGGTCGCGCTGCTCGAGGACGTCTACGGCGGCGACGTGAGCGAGACGAGCGGTCTCGAGGAACTCGTGCAGGAAGGCGCGGACGAAACGTGGGCCGTTCCGGACGGCTTTCAGGACACCGTGCTCGGTGACGATCCCGAAGCCATTGTCGACGCGCTCGCCGACGCCGTCCGGGAGGGAGCGACGGGCGAAGCACTCGCCGCCGAAGTCGCCCACGCCGCGGCCACGCGCGTCGCCCAGTTCGGCACCGCGAACGAGTTCAGCGACTGGAACACCGTCCATCATACGTTCACGTACGCGAACGCGGCCCACCAGTTCGCCCGCCGGACGGACGCCGTCGAGTGCTATCGCAGTGTCTTCGACGCTGCACTCAACGTCTACCTCGATCGATTCCTCAACACCCCGCCCGCGCCGATTCCGGCGGTTGGCGAGAACGAGACTGGCCGCAAACCGGACGCGATCCGCGAGGATCTACTGGAGACGTTCGACACCGAAGGCGAGGTGAACGAGGCCGGACGACTCGTCGCCGAGTTCTTCGACTGCGACGGCGAGGCCGCGGCGCTGAAACGCACACTCGGTCACGGACTCCTGCGCGAAGATTCGGGCTTTCACACGTTACAGAACCTCGAGGCGGCGTTCCGGCAGTTCGATCTCGCAGATTCGGGCGAGGGTGACAACGGTTCCGGAACAGCCGTCGAAAGCGAGCGGCGGCGGCGCGTGCCGATGATCGCAACCGCTCGCTATATGGCGGCACACTTCCCGACGCGTCGGGAGGCCGAACAGACGTTCACCATCGCCTCGCGGCTCAACCGCGGCGAGACGATTCACGAAGCAAACGAGTAG
- a CDS encoding ABC transporter ATP-binding protein, protein MTDALEYDSAAETDETFKLEVENLEKHFPVNTGLVSRILHGETNKAVKAVDGVSLGIREGEAFGLAGESGCGKTTLGKSAIRLIEPTGGKIRFDGTEITDATGSELNQFRREAQIIHQDPYKSINPRFTVYEWVKEPLDVHGIGTAEERDARVYETIEQAGLRPADAYAHEYPDELSGGERQRVGIARALALEPSFLLADEPASMLDVSIRASILDLFKELQTELGLTAVYISHDLSLLKHMCDRIGIMYLGELVEVGPADQIINDPKHPYTQALVSSVPRIDPTEEREKIELVGEVPDPVDVPSGCRFHPRCPKLVQPEGYEMDQDHWRAVANFRHDLLAEDVTLVDDTADETPEAIRDSYDIPSQLTDPDAERVLADVLETATVGDRKAARERLETEFATPCERGTVETYQVEPDQTAKCVRYDDDSRYGPDGGGSIGSD, encoded by the coding sequence ATGACTGACGCCCTCGAGTACGACTCGGCGGCCGAGACGGACGAAACGTTCAAACTCGAGGTCGAGAATCTCGAGAAACACTTCCCCGTCAACACCGGTCTCGTCTCGCGTATCCTTCACGGCGAGACGAACAAGGCGGTCAAGGCCGTCGACGGCGTTTCCCTCGGAATTCGCGAGGGAGAGGCGTTCGGTCTCGCCGGCGAGTCCGGCTGCGGGAAGACGACGCTCGGCAAGAGCGCGATCAGGCTGATCGAGCCGACGGGCGGGAAGATCCGCTTCGACGGGACGGAGATCACCGACGCGACCGGCAGCGAACTCAACCAGTTCCGTCGGGAAGCGCAGATCATCCACCAGGACCCGTACAAGTCGATCAATCCCCGGTTCACCGTCTACGAGTGGGTCAAAGAGCCCCTAGACGTCCACGGTATCGGTACTGCCGAAGAGCGCGACGCGCGGGTCTACGAAACGATCGAGCAGGCCGGCTTGCGCCCGGCCGACGCCTACGCCCACGAGTATCCGGACGAACTGAGCGGCGGCGAACGACAGCGCGTCGGGATCGCTCGCGCGCTGGCCCTCGAGCCGTCGTTCCTGCTGGCCGACGAACCGGCGAGCATGCTCGACGTCTCGATCAGGGCGAGCATCCTCGATCTGTTCAAGGAACTGCAGACGGAGCTGGGGCTGACGGCGGTCTACATCAGTCACGACCTCTCTTTGCTCAAGCACATGTGCGACCGGATCGGCATCATGTATCTGGGCGAACTGGTCGAGGTCGGACCGGCGGATCAAATTATCAACGATCCGAAACACCCCTACACGCAGGCGCTGGTCTCCTCGGTGCCGCGGATCGACCCCACCGAGGAACGCGAGAAAATCGAACTCGTCGGCGAGGTTCCGGATCCCGTCGACGTCCCGAGCGGCTGTCGATTCCACCCGCGCTGTCCGAAACTCGTCCAGCCGGAGGGGTACGAGATGGACCAGGACCACTGGCGGGCGGTCGCGAACTTCCGCCACGACCTGCTGGCCGAGGACGTGACGCTAGTCGACGACACGGCCGACGAGACCCCCGAGGCGATCCGCGACTCCTACGATATCCCCTCCCAGCTAACGGATCCCGACGCCGAGCGAGTCCTCGCGGACGTGCTCGAGACGGCGACCGTGGGCGACCGCAAAGCGGCTCGAGAGCGCCTCGAGACCGAGTTCGCGACCCCCTGCGAGCGCGGGACGGTCGAGACCTATCAGGTCGAGCCGGATCAGACCGCGAAGTGCGTCCGGTACGACGACGACTCGCGATACGGCCCCGACGGCGGCGGATCGATCGGGAGCGACTGA
- a CDS encoding ABC transporter ATP-binding protein: MTLLDITNLKTYYRAEDGWVRATDDVSLSIDRGETVGLVGESGSGKTTLAKSIIRLLSDNAEIVDGSVEFDGTEITDLTDSELRKQIRWSEISMIPQNAMNGFDPVYTVGQQIVQVIRYHEDGTSKAEARERARTLFDDLGIEPDRVDDYPHQFSGGMAQRAMIALALALSPSLVLADEPTTALDVVIQDRILETIKEMQEELNSAMIMITHDMSVVSETCDRIAVVYGGRVIEVADAETIITNPRHPYTLGLRNAFPDISDDDQELISIPGTPPELVDPGEGCRFAPRCPFAEEACWEVTPEPESYGNGHEVECHRADEIEHLQAEAGKKETWREQDLGRPDEFESDRAAAEVESDD, from the coding sequence ATGACACTACTCGATATCACCAATCTGAAGACGTACTATCGGGCCGAGGACGGCTGGGTCCGTGCGACCGACGACGTGTCGCTTTCGATCGACAGGGGCGAGACCGTCGGTTTGGTCGGCGAGAGCGGCAGCGGAAAGACGACGCTCGCCAAATCGATCATCCGCCTGTTGTCCGACAACGCCGAGATCGTCGACGGCTCCGTCGAGTTCGACGGCACCGAAATCACGGATCTCACTGACTCGGAGCTGCGCAAACAGATCCGCTGGTCGGAAATTTCGATGATCCCGCAGAACGCGATGAACGGCTTCGATCCCGTCTACACCGTCGGCCAGCAGATCGTACAGGTCATCCGCTATCACGAGGACGGCACGTCGAAAGCCGAGGCTCGAGAGCGGGCGCGGACGCTGTTCGACGACCTCGGGATCGAGCCCGATCGCGTCGACGACTATCCCCACCAGTTCTCCGGCGGGATGGCCCAGCGGGCAATGATCGCGCTCGCGCTCGCGCTCTCGCCGTCGCTCGTGCTTGCGGACGAGCCGACGACGGCGCTGGACGTGGTGATCCAGGATCGCATCCTCGAAACCATCAAGGAGATGCAAGAAGAGCTGAACAGCGCGATGATCATGATCACCCACGACATGTCGGTCGTCAGCGAGACCTGCGACCGCATCGCCGTGGTCTACGGCGGTCGCGTCATCGAAGTCGCCGACGCCGAGACGATCATCACGAATCCTCGACACCCCTACACGCTCGGTCTCCGAAACGCGTTCCCGGACATCAGCGACGACGATCAGGAACTCATCTCCATCCCGGGCACGCCCCCGGAGCTCGTCGATCCGGGCGAGGGCTGCCGGTTCGCTCCGCGTTGCCCGTTCGCAGAGGAGGCGTGCTGGGAGGTGACACCGGAGCCCGAATCGTACGGAAACGGCCACGAGGTCGAGTGCCACCGCGCCGACGAGATAGAACATCTGCAGGCGGAGGCCGGCAAGAAAGAAACCTGGCGCGAGCAGGACCTCGGCCGTCCGGACGAGTTCGAGTCGGATCGAGCCGCCGCGGAGGTGGAGTCCGATGACTGA
- a CDS encoding ABC transporter permease, which yields MSTKTRRPTDEIANRIAGGYDYLREKFAVFEGDRLGQTGLLILCTFVFIGIFARPIAVDVLNYTITVQPFSLAPHDPGEINRAADNSALRLEGPSTTHPLGTTNMGRDVLSQLLVGTRVTLIVGSIAAFMAVFIGTNVGLISAYFGGWIDDVLMRITDIVYGVPFLPFAIVLVAILGSSIVNIIIAIVLILWRSTARVIRSQVLSHKQRPYVESAQAIGAGHGRIMYRHILPNVLPLAFLYAAFAVGWAVIAEASLAFLGFGDPNMLSWGEMIYEVYNADAIRQAWWWVFPPGICIMLFVMSVFFIGRTLEKVVSPELRHQE from the coding sequence ATGAGTACGAAAACACGCCGTCCGACGGACGAAATCGCGAACCGCATCGCGGGTGGCTACGACTACCTGCGCGAGAAATTCGCCGTCTTCGAGGGCGATCGACTCGGGCAGACAGGTCTCCTGATCCTGTGTACGTTCGTCTTCATCGGCATCTTCGCGCGACCGATCGCCGTCGACGTCCTGAACTACACGATTACGGTCCAGCCGTTCTCGCTCGCACCGCACGATCCTGGCGAGATCAACCGCGCCGCAGACAACAGCGCGCTGCGACTCGAGGGGCCGTCGACGACACACCCGCTCGGGACGACGAACATGGGACGCGACGTCCTCTCGCAGCTGCTGGTCGGGACGCGAGTGACGCTGATCGTCGGCAGCATCGCCGCGTTCATGGCGGTGTTCATCGGCACGAACGTCGGGCTCATCAGCGCCTACTTCGGCGGCTGGATCGACGACGTGCTGATGCGGATTACCGACATCGTCTACGGCGTTCCGTTCCTGCCCTTCGCTATCGTCCTCGTGGCGATCCTCGGGAGCAGCATCGTCAACATCATCATCGCGATCGTGTTGATCCTGTGGCGGTCGACGGCGCGGGTGATTCGGTCGCAGGTATTGAGCCACAAACAACGGCCGTACGTCGAGAGCGCGCAGGCGATCGGCGCCGGTCACGGTCGGATCATGTACCGTCACATCCTCCCGAACGTGTTGCCACTCGCGTTCCTCTATGCGGCCTTCGCGGTCGGATGGGCGGTCATCGCCGAAGCCAGCCTCGCGTTCCTCGGCTTCGGTGATCCGAACATGCTCTCGTGGGGCGAGATGATCTACGAGGTGTACAACGCCGACGCGATCCGTCAGGCGTGGTGGTGGGTCTTCCCACCGGGCATCTGCATCATGCTGTTCGTGATGTCGGTGTTCTTCATCGGCCGCACCCTCGAGAAAGTGGTCAGTCCCGAACTCAGGCATCAAGAATGA
- a CDS encoding ABC transporter permease, whose product MGLRAYVVRRFLQLIVTFWAFFTLLFVLFRMMPGDPTAMFLMDGMTPEQREQRIAELGLDQPMHIQYVDYITQLLSGDFGESFIYREPVIDIIVVRFMNTIVLMGTSLVIAYLIGILLGALMGWWRGSRFERTSIVATLVARSSPEFWIGIVLLSVFVFWLGWFPSSGMRTTGGELGGGFVARYGSVDFLRHMFLPALTGAIYFMATPALLMRNTMLDVLNADFIEIKKAEGLPERTVLYKHAARNSVLPLVTVMAIATGTAMGGSIIIETVFNWPGMGREMVRAVNSNDYPVAMAAFFLMGSVVIIMNFVADLAYVYLDPRVEYE is encoded by the coding sequence ATGGGACTGAGAGCGTACGTCGTCAGGCGGTTCCTCCAGCTTATCGTGACGTTTTGGGCGTTCTTTACGCTGCTGTTCGTTCTCTTCCGAATGATGCCCGGCGACCCGACAGCGATGTTCCTCATGGACGGGATGACGCCGGAGCAACGCGAGCAACGGATCGCCGAACTCGGACTGGATCAACCGATGCATATCCAGTACGTCGACTACATCACGCAGCTGCTCAGCGGCGACTTCGGCGAGTCGTTCATTTACCGGGAACCGGTGATAGACATCATCGTCGTCCGGTTTATGAACACGATCGTTCTGATGGGGACCTCGCTCGTCATCGCCTACCTGATCGGTATCCTGCTGGGTGCCCTCATGGGCTGGTGGCGCGGCTCTCGGTTCGAGCGGACGAGCATCGTCGCGACTCTCGTCGCGCGATCCTCGCCGGAGTTCTGGATCGGAATCGTTCTCCTGTCCGTCTTCGTCTTCTGGCTCGGCTGGTTCCCCTCGAGCGGGATGCGCACGACCGGCGGCGAACTCGGCGGCGGCTTCGTCGCCCGGTACGGCTCGGTCGACTTCCTCCGGCACATGTTCCTGCCGGCGCTGACGGGGGCGATCTACTTCATGGCGACCCCGGCGCTGCTGATGCGGAACACGATGCTGGACGTCCTCAACGCGGACTTCATCGAGATCAAGAAGGCGGAGGGACTGCCCGAACGGACGGTGCTCTACAAGCACGCCGCTCGGAACTCGGTCCTGCCGCTCGTCACGGTCATGGCGATCGCGACGGGGACGGCAATGGGCGGCTCGATCATCATCGAGACGGTGTTCAACTGGCCCGGAATGGGCCGCGAGATGGTTCGCGCGGTAAACAGCAACGACTACCCGGTCGCGATGGCGGCGTTCTTCCTCATGGGATCGGTCGTGATCATCATGAACTTCGTCGCTGACCTGGCGTACGTCTATCTCGATCCGCGGGTGGAATACGAATGA